GCTCCCACAGTGCTAACCGAGGTGACCCACGCCATGGCGGTGATGCAGGAGGAGAGCTTTGGCCCCATCATCGGCATTCAGCGCGTCTCCAGCGACGAGGAGGCGATCGCCCTGATGAACGACACGCCCTATGGGCTGACGGCATCGGTCTACTGTGGCGATCGCCAGCGAGCGACGCGGATTCTACAGCAGGTTCGCAGCGGCACCGCCTACTGGAACTGCTGCGATCGCGTGAGTCCTTACTTACCCTGGACAGGGCGTGGACATTCCGGCTATGGGTCTACCCTATCCATCGACGGCATTCGCTCCTTTGTCCAACCCCGTGCCTGGCACCTGCGTACGGTTTAAACCCCAGGCCTCAGCCGATCGGCCAATCTTTGACCGATCAGGTCAAACCAGCGATCGCTACCATGTCCTAGGTCTGCGGTGGGTTGATCACCTGAAACAGGGCTGAATAGTCCAAATCTGCCAAATTTTGCGCCATGGCTCGATGGAGAATTTGTTGCACACCCTGTAGTGCCGCCGGATCTTGTCCCACTGCCTCCGCAGCAGCGATCGCCAAGGTCATATCCTTCAGCAAATGCCGGGTAGGGAAATTGGGTTGCTCAAAGGTACGACCCACCATGCGATCGAGCTTCTTATCAAAGGTTGGCGCATAGAGAGCACTCTGGCGCACCACGTTCATAAATGTATCTACCTCCACCCCATAGCGCTGCACGAGCCCCAAACTTAGGGCAAAGGCCGTGGTCAGGGAGCCAATCAACTGATTCATGGCTAGCTTGAGCGCCGCCGCCATTCCCACCTCGCCCACATAGATCGGGTCGGGGCCCAGGTGCTGCAACAGCGGTGCATAGGTCTGAAACAGCTCCGGCGAACTGCCCACCATCACAATCAAACTGCCGTCCTTGGCCTGGGGAATGCTGCCCAACACCGGCGCTTCTAGGTAGCTGCCCCCTGCCTGCTGCACCTGCTCAGCGATCGCTTGACTCTCTTGGGGAGCGATCGTGCCCATTTGCAGCACCGTTTTCCCAGACAGGATCGATGGGTCGCTCAAGAGCACCTGCTCAATGGCTGGTGCATCAGCCAGCATCAGCACGATACAATCAACGGAAGCTATCAGTGCGGTAGGAGACGGTGCGATCGCAGCTCCTGCCTGCTGTAGGGCTTGAGTTTTATCAAGTGTTCGGTTGTAAACCGTGAGCGGAATCTCTGCCGCCATCAGTCGATGAGCCATGGGCTCACCCATTAAACCTGTACCTATGAATCCAACCTGCATCGCCAATCCTCCAAACCTCGTCATTGCACCATAGGCATTATGCAATAGACCGCAACCGGTCGTCGTCCCTCGGGCGATCGCCCTGGTGACCTTGAGTTTCTTGCATCGCGATCGATCATCGCTCAAACCGTCAGACAACTTGTTAGACAACTACCGACATAAGGTAGGATGCGATCGCCCTTATTGTCCCTTTACCCCTTTGGCAGCTCATGCAGGACATCCTTCAAGCCATCTCCAGTAGTCCCCTTGCCGCCTTCACCATTTTGCTGTTGGTGGTGCTGATTATTCCCCCTATTTTTGAGCGGCTGCGGCTGCCAGGGCTCGTCGGTTTACTTGTCGCGGGTGTTGTGCTGGGCCCTAGTGGCGTGGGCGTTCTAGATGGCGACACCGAAACCATGAAGCTGCTCTCTGACATCGGTAAGATCTATCTGATGTTTGTAGCTGGTCTAGAGATTGATCTAGGAGACTTCCGGAAAAATAAAAATCGTTCCCTCAGTTTTGGGCTAGCAACCTTTGCTGTACCCCTCATTGCGGGTACCTTTATCGGCTACCAGTTTGGCTATGGTTGGAATGCTGCCATCTTGATCGGATCACTGCTAGCCTCCCATACGCTTTTGGGCTATCCCATCGTTCAGCGCTTAGGTATTGTGCGCAGCGAAGTTGTATCGATTACCATTGGCGCAACTATTTTTACCGATATTGCTGCTCTACTGGTGTTAGCGATTTGCGTGTCTATTCATCAAGGAGAATTTTCGCCAACCAGTTTCATTTTGCAGATCACCTCTCTCGTGCTCTATGCGATTGTGGTGTTATTTGGATTTGATCGCGCTGGGAAGGAGTATTTTCGCCGCACCGGTGATGAGCAGGGCAATCAGTTTTTGTTTGTTTTATTAGCCGTTTTCTTAGCTGCTGTTGGTGCTCAGATTATCAATATCGATAAGATCGTGGGAGCATTTCTAGCAGGGCTAGCCGTCAACGACGTGGTGGGTAATGGCCCCGTTAAAGAAAAGGTGGAATTTGTAGGCGGGGTGATGTTTATCCCCTTTTTCTTTATTGGTATGGGGCTGTTGCTGGACATTCCCCTCTTTATCGAAACTCTGACCCAACAGTATTCCTTCACCCTAGCCATCGTTTTCGGCTTGCTTGCTAGCAAATTTTTAGCAGCTCTGCTGATGAAGGGAGTTTTCGGATACGGATGGTATGGCACGTTTACCATGTGGTCGTTGTCGATGCCGCAGGTAGCTGCAACTCTAGCGGCGGCCTTGGCAGGGGTTGAGGCTAACCTGATCGACAGTCAAGTCTTTAATGCCGTGATTGTGCTGATGTTAATCACCTCATTACTTGGCCCACTCCTCACCGAACGATTTGCCTCCCGGATGCCTCTGCCTAAACACTTTTTTGAAGAAGCACCCCAGGGCATCTGGTGGGAAACTCAGGCCCAGGAAAGTGTGAAAGCCCTAGAGGCTGGCTTGATTGCACCGCCGCGCTCGTTCACGGTGGTGGTGCCCGTCTCCAATCCTCTAACCACCATGTATTTGATCGAGATGGCATCTCTACTAGCCCGCCATGAAGCAGGACGCATTGTGCCCCTAGTTTTGTCTAAGGCCCACGTCCACATGGATGAACCTGCTCTTGATCATGCTATCTTCCAAGCCCGCCGCCTCTTGACGCGAGCCGTAGATATTGGCAAGTCCTTTGATGTAGTGGTGGAACCAGCCATCCGTATTGATGATGATGTCGCCAATGGCATTAGTCGCGTGGCGCGGGAGCAAGATGCGAGCTTGATTGTTATGGGTTGGGGAGAGAGCGTTGGTCTGCGTGCCCGTCTGTTTGGCAATGTGATTGATAATGTCTTTTGGTCGTCCCACTGTCCCGTAGCGGTCATGCGCTTGCTGGATGAACCCATGACGATGCGGCGCATTCTGGTGCCGGTGAAGAACGTGACGCCCCAAACCATTCGCACGATCCAGTTTGCTCTTCTGTTTGCCGATGTCAACCAAGCCGAGGTGACCGTGCTGCACGTGAGCGATCGCCGCACGTTAGCAGAATCGGTGACAGACTTTGAAACCAGCCTGTCCAATGTTCTGTCCACGGGCAGCTTCCAAAACAGTTTCAAAATTCGTCCGGCCATTTCTTCCCTGATTAGTGAAGACGTAGCCGGAACGATCATCAAAGCTTCTACGGGTTATGACTTGGTGATCCTGCGATCGATCCGTCGTCGGACTGCCGGAGGATTAGCCGTCAGCGATGTGACGACGGAGGTGGTCAATCAACTCACCTGCTCCCTCGTCCTATTTGGCGAACCCCATTCGTGACCTTCTCCCGCAACTCTACCCGTAAGGCTGAGCGCGGGCTTCCCTCCTAATCCCGACCACAGCAACGCTCAGATCGGTGTTGCTGAATCGCAAGATGCTGGGTGCTAGCGAATCGTGAGCGAGACGCTCACCCTTCATTCACCATCAAGGTAGGGTGAGCAAGATGCTCCCATGCCAATTTCATGCATTCAGTCAGCAACGTTCTCAGACCTAGCTACGCCAGCATAGAGGCGACATTGGCCGCCTTCAGCATGTGATAGGTAATCAGCAATTGCGTTAGCGCTAGGGGATAGCTTTGCAGAATTTCCCCTGTGGTGCCCACCAACTTGCCGATATTCTCATTACCCTCTAGGCTGCAAAACTGGCCGAGGTAGGGCACTTCTTGGCAAAGGACGCGCTCTAGTTCCCGCACCTGTTCCACTGTGGCATGGCCATCAATTTCTAAGACATCTACGGGTTTACCCATATCGCGATCGAGTTCGAGGCGAATGGCCGAACCGAGATGGTTGCCCTCGGCGTTGAGCATATGGCTGAGGTCGGGATGGGGAATGGTGGGACGCAGGACTAGGCGCACATTCAGCAACAGATCATCACCGGAAGAACCATCCGTGGGTGGGTAGAAAGACACCACTACATCGGCCCACTGGCGCTGAGGATCGATAAAGGCGGCGGAGTCTGAAGCCCGGGCCCGCAGTTGCTCCCGCACTTGCTCTTCGGTATAGCCTCGCTTGCGGGTATCCCGATTCACCTTCCACGACTCCCGCAATGACTCAGGCGGCGCGAGATAGACTCGCACATCATAGCTATCCCGCATACCTCGGGTGGAATAGCCCAGCAAGCCTTCTACAATCACAAATTTACCGGGCTTGATATATTCCGGTGGATCAAATTCACCACTGGAGTGGTTATAAATGGGCTTGAGAATCGGCTGACCGGTGCGCAACAGGCTCAAATGCTGCTGCATCACATCTAGATAGTTACAGTCGGGGTGAAGGGCTGAAATGCCTAGCTCTGCCCGTTGCTTGCGGTCGTATCGATGATAGTCATCCGTGCAGATCACGGTAACGTTTTCTTCCCCCAACACTTGGGCAATACCGCGAGTCAGCGTGGTCTTTCCGGCTGCGCTATCGCCAACGATGCCGAGGATAATAGGGCGATGGGTCATGGTGTCTCCTGATAGATCATCGAAGCGGCCAGGGGTGACTGTATCAGGCAAGACCGATGCATCCAAGTAAGAGTGGGTGTTTAGACGCCGTAGATGAGTCAAACGCCATATAACGGTGCGCAATGTCCCCTGTTGGTCATTGACATACAAAACAGAGGGTAGCTACTCAATCCTGGCGATCGCATCTGTGAAGCTGGTGAATTACAGTCTGTAATTTTTCCCATTTTAGAAGGTATTGGGGACACATCCTCAACTAATTTGAGAATCCTCCTATGGGTATAGAATGCTCTCTCCGGTGGGATTAGGCGGGGCGAG
This region of Leptolyngbya sp. CCY15150 genomic DNA includes:
- a CDS encoding NAD(P)-dependent oxidoreductase, whose product is MQVGFIGTGLMGEPMAHRLMAAEIPLTVYNRTLDKTQALQQAGAAIAPSPTALIASVDCIVLMLADAPAIEQVLLSDPSILSGKTVLQMGTIAPQESQAIAEQVQQAGGSYLEAPVLGSIPQAKDGSLIVMVGSSPELFQTYAPLLQHLGPDPIYVGEVGMAAALKLAMNQLIGSLTTAFALSLGLVQRYGVEVDTFMNVVRQSALYAPTFDKKLDRMVGRTFEQPNFPTRHLLKDMTLAIAAAEAVGQDPAALQGVQQILHRAMAQNLADLDYSALFQVINPPQT
- a CDS encoding cation:proton antiporter, translating into MQDILQAISSSPLAAFTILLLVVLIIPPIFERLRLPGLVGLLVAGVVLGPSGVGVLDGDTETMKLLSDIGKIYLMFVAGLEIDLGDFRKNKNRSLSFGLATFAVPLIAGTFIGYQFGYGWNAAILIGSLLASHTLLGYPIVQRLGIVRSEVVSITIGATIFTDIAALLVLAICVSIHQGEFSPTSFILQITSLVLYAIVVLFGFDRAGKEYFRRTGDEQGNQFLFVLLAVFLAAVGAQIINIDKIVGAFLAGLAVNDVVGNGPVKEKVEFVGGVMFIPFFFIGMGLLLDIPLFIETLTQQYSFTLAIVFGLLASKFLAALLMKGVFGYGWYGTFTMWSLSMPQVAATLAAALAGVEANLIDSQVFNAVIVLMLITSLLGPLLTERFASRMPLPKHFFEEAPQGIWWETQAQESVKALEAGLIAPPRSFTVVVPVSNPLTTMYLIEMASLLARHEAGRIVPLVLSKAHVHMDEPALDHAIFQARRLLTRAVDIGKSFDVVVEPAIRIDDDVANGISRVAREQDASLIVMGWGESVGLRARLFGNVIDNVFWSSHCPVAVMRLLDEPMTMRRILVPVKNVTPQTIRTIQFALLFADVNQAEVTVLHVSDRRTLAESVTDFETSLSNVLSTGSFQNSFKIRPAISSLISEDVAGTIIKASTGYDLVILRSIRRRTAGGLAVSDVTTEVVNQLTCSLVLFGEPHS
- a CDS encoding phosphoribulokinase; this encodes MTHRPIILGIVGDSAAGKTTLTRGIAQVLGEENVTVICTDDYHRYDRKQRAELGISALHPDCNYLDVMQQHLSLLRTGQPILKPIYNHSSGEFDPPEYIKPGKFVIVEGLLGYSTRGMRDSYDVRVYLAPPESLRESWKVNRDTRKRGYTEEQVREQLRARASDSAAFIDPQRQWADVVVSFYPPTDGSSGDDLLLNVRLVLRPTIPHPDLSHMLNAEGNHLGSAIRLELDRDMGKPVDVLEIDGHATVEQVRELERVLCQEVPYLGQFCSLEGNENIGKLVGTTGEILQSYPLALTQLLITYHMLKAANVASMLA